The Solibacillus daqui genome has a segment encoding these proteins:
- a CDS encoding DUF350 domain-containing protein, which produces MLGSSFWRHPLVETAGYFSVVVLCLFVAMIIFEIVTKYKNWEEIKKGNVAVALATGGKIVGICNIFRYSIQQHPSFVEMLGWGLFGFILLIFAYLLFEFLTPKFNVDEEIAADNRSVGFISFTISLGLSFVIGASIS; this is translated from the coding sequence TTGCTAGGTTCAAGCTTTTGGCGCCATCCTCTCGTTGAAACGGCAGGCTATTTTAGTGTAGTAGTGCTATGTTTGTTTGTGGCAATGATTATCTTTGAAATCGTGACGAAATATAAAAATTGGGAAGAAATAAAAAAAGGAAATGTTGCAGTTGCATTAGCGACAGGTGGTAAGATTGTCGGCATTTGTAACATTTTCAGATACTCAATTCAACAACATCCATCATTTGTAGAGATGTTAGGTTGGGGACTTTTCGGGTTTATATTATTGATTTTTGCTTATTTACTGTTTGAATTTTTAACACCAAAATTCAATGTAGATGAAGAAATCGCTGCAGACAATCGTTCTGTCGGGTTTATATCATTTACGATTTCATTAGGATTATCCTTTGTCATTGGTGCAAGTATATCTTAG
- a CDS encoding endonuclease MutS2, producing MIEQRALKTLEFDKVREQVSAFCTNSIGKQAIDELVPETDFETVVELLAEMDEGLAILRVKGNVPLGGIFDVRPHARRSQIGGMLSPMELMEIASTIRASRILRNFIEDIEAEKDIEIPHFIERKEQMPVLTALQHEINDCIDDNGAVLDSASPVLRSIRQSLRSEESKVRQKLESLTRGSNATKMLSDTIITIRNDRFVIPVKQEYRSHYGGIVHDQSASGQTLFIEPESVIQANNEVQRLKVKEKAEIERILLELTSKVAEVGHDLFVLVQLLGEIDVILAKGKYGQANKCTMPKMNQEGYTRLVRARHPLLPIEEAVANTIEFGRDVTAIVITGPNTGGKTVTLKTVGLCTIMAQSGLPVPALDGSELAVFEQIFADIGDEQSIEQSLSTFSSHMVNIVDILSKFDDKSLVLFDELGAGTDPQEGAALAISILDEVVDRGARVMATTHYPELKAYGYNRPLVVNASVEFDIETLSPTYRLLIGVPGRSNAFEISKRLGLTNSIIDRAKSFTGTDRHEVESMIASLEESRLRSEREADEAHVLLEDAAQIRAELEERLRIYDEKKESLEKKAKEKARKIVDEAKREAENVIADLREMKKLAAANVKEHEFIDAKKRLDEATPKENKVLQKAVAARERKQNLQIGDEVKVLSYGQKGTILDKSGNEWVVQIGILKMKLPDSDLEYIKPEKEQVTRPNMNVKNRNSHVKLELDLRGERYEDALILTEKYLDDALLANYPRVSIIHGKGTGALRQGIQSFLKNHKRIKSYRYGEAGEGGFGVTVVELK from the coding sequence ATGATCGAACAGCGAGCGTTGAAAACACTAGAATTTGATAAAGTCCGTGAACAAGTCTCGGCATTTTGTACGAACTCAATCGGAAAGCAGGCTATTGATGAATTAGTGCCTGAAACCGATTTTGAAACAGTTGTTGAATTATTAGCAGAAATGGATGAAGGCTTAGCTATTTTACGTGTGAAGGGCAATGTTCCGTTAGGCGGTATTTTTGATGTGCGACCGCATGCACGTCGTTCACAAATTGGGGGAATGCTGAGCCCAATGGAGTTAATGGAAATTGCAAGTACGATTCGTGCGAGCCGCATTTTACGTAATTTCATTGAAGATATTGAGGCAGAAAAGGATATTGAAATCCCTCATTTTATCGAGCGAAAAGAGCAGATGCCAGTACTTACGGCATTACAGCATGAAATTAATGACTGTATTGATGATAACGGTGCGGTGCTTGATTCTGCGAGTCCAGTATTACGTTCAATTCGTCAGTCATTACGTTCGGAGGAATCAAAGGTACGTCAAAAGCTAGAAAGCTTAACGCGCGGTTCGAATGCGACAAAAATGCTATCAGATACCATTATTACGATTCGTAACGATCGTTTTGTTATTCCAGTAAAACAAGAATACCGTTCACATTATGGTGGCATTGTGCATGACCAATCAGCTTCCGGTCAAACATTGTTCATTGAGCCAGAATCAGTAATTCAAGCAAACAATGAAGTCCAGCGCTTAAAAGTAAAAGAAAAAGCGGAAATAGAGCGTATATTATTAGAGCTAACATCGAAAGTAGCAGAAGTAGGTCATGATTTATTCGTGTTAGTGCAATTGCTTGGGGAAATCGATGTTATTTTAGCAAAAGGGAAGTACGGCCAAGCAAATAAATGTACGATGCCAAAAATGAATCAGGAAGGCTATACACGCTTAGTTCGTGCTCGACACCCACTATTACCGATTGAAGAAGCAGTAGCAAACACAATTGAATTTGGGCGCGATGTAACAGCGATTGTTATTACGGGTCCAAATACAGGTGGTAAAACGGTAACGTTAAAAACAGTTGGACTTTGTACAATAATGGCACAGTCTGGCTTACCAGTGCCTGCTTTAGACGGCTCAGAGCTAGCGGTGTTTGAGCAAATTTTTGCGGACATTGGTGATGAGCAATCCATCGAGCAATCATTATCAACGTTCTCCTCTCATATGGTGAACATTGTTGACATTTTAAGTAAGTTTGATGACAAATCTCTTGTACTGTTTGATGAACTTGGTGCGGGTACAGACCCACAAGAAGGTGCGGCATTAGCAATTTCAATTTTAGATGAAGTGGTAGATCGTGGGGCACGCGTTATGGCAACGACACACTATCCTGAGCTAAAAGCATACGGCTATAATCGTCCGCTTGTAGTGAATGCCAGCGTGGAGTTTGATATTGAAACACTTAGTCCAACTTATCGTTTATTAATTGGTGTGCCGGGTCGTTCAAATGCTTTTGAAATTTCGAAGCGTTTAGGATTAACAAACTCGATTATAGACCGTGCGAAATCATTTACTGGCACAGACCGTCATGAAGTGGAATCCATGATTGCTTCACTAGAAGAAAGCCGCTTACGTTCAGAGCGTGAGGCAGATGAGGCACATGTATTACTAGAAGATGCAGCACAAATTCGCGCGGAGCTTGAAGAACGTCTTCGCATATATGATGAAAAGAAAGAAAGCCTAGAGAAAAAAGCAAAAGAAAAAGCGCGTAAAATTGTAGATGAAGCAAAACGCGAAGCTGAAAATGTCATTGCTGATTTACGTGAAATGAAAAAACTCGCAGCAGCAAACGTTAAGGAACACGAATTTATCGATGCGAAAAAACGTTTAGACGAAGCAACACCAAAAGAAAATAAAGTCCTTCAAAAAGCAGTTGCTGCACGAGAACGTAAACAAAATTTACAAATCGGCGATGAGGTCAAAGTATTAAGTTATGGTCAAAAAGGAACAATTCTTGATAAATCAGGTAATGAGTGGGTTGTTCAAATTGGTATTTTAAAAATGAAGCTACCTGATAGCGATTTAGAATACATTAAGCCAGAAAAAGAACAAGTAACACGTCCGAATATGAATGTTAAAAATCGTAATTCCCATGTGAAACTAGAATTAGATTTACGTGGAGAGCGCTATGAAGATGCACTCATTCTCACGGAAAAATATTTAGATGATGCCTTACTGGCGAACTATCCACGTGTATCAATTATTCACGGTAAAGGAACGGGGGCATTACGCCAAGGAATTCAAAGCTTCTTGAAAAATCATAAGCGTATCAAATCCTATCGATATGGTGAGGCAGGTGAGGGTGGCTTTGGTGTGACGGTCGTTGAACTAAAATAA
- the polX gene encoding DNA polymerase/3'-5' exonuclease PolX, which yields MNKKIIIRTLEKIALYMELQAENPFKVSAFRKAAAALEADERSLSEIDDITAIKGIGKGTAAVILELMETGVSSTLKELEEMVPKGLIPLMKLPGLGGKKLAKLYQELNIVDADSLKTACETGKVRELAGFAAKTEEKILKELENFGSRKERLPIWQLEPAVLEINELLASLPEVEKFSVAGSFRRVAETSKDIDFIVATSAYEIVREAILTRLVILETIAAGDTKVSVILDRDEPVSVDFRLVMSEEFATALHHFTGSKDHNVRMRQLAKSMGKKISEYGVEQEDGSIVTFETEEQFFAHFDLPFIPPTVRESGKELDRLDELDHLVNLADIISDLHMHTTWSDGAHSVSEMGQALIAKGYTHAVITDHSQYLKVANGLTPERLQQQKLDIYAFNEANPDFFLYRGTEMDILPDGTLDFDDEVLKELDFVIASIHSSFTQKQDKIMARLKTAVEHPYVHMIAHPTGRIVGERGGYEPDVPLLIEWAAQHGKILELNANPYRLDLCIEHLQLAMEHNVPIAINTDAHAIDQLRFMEIGVKYAQKAWLKKELIVNTWSKEQFEAFIRKNK from the coding sequence ATGAATAAAAAAATCATTATCCGCACACTAGAAAAAATCGCGTTATATATGGAATTACAAGCAGAAAACCCATTTAAAGTATCGGCATTTCGTAAGGCTGCTGCCGCACTTGAGGCTGATGAACGTAGTTTAAGTGAAATAGATGATATTACAGCAATAAAAGGCATTGGGAAAGGAACAGCTGCGGTTATTTTAGAGCTAATGGAAACGGGCGTATCCTCAACATTAAAAGAGCTTGAAGAAATGGTACCAAAAGGGTTGATTCCTTTAATGAAATTACCTGGCCTAGGTGGAAAAAAGCTAGCGAAATTATACCAAGAATTAAACATAGTCGATGCAGATTCGTTAAAAACAGCATGTGAAACAGGGAAAGTTCGAGAATTAGCAGGCTTTGCGGCAAAAACCGAGGAGAAAATTTTAAAAGAACTTGAAAATTTCGGTTCACGCAAAGAACGTTTACCGATTTGGCAATTAGAGCCAGCTGTATTAGAAATCAATGAACTACTTGCAAGCTTGCCTGAAGTGGAAAAGTTTTCTGTAGCTGGTAGTTTTCGACGTGTAGCAGAGACGAGTAAGGATATCGATTTTATAGTTGCAACGAGTGCTTATGAAATTGTACGTGAAGCTATTTTAACACGTCTTGTGATTTTAGAAACAATTGCTGCAGGAGATACAAAAGTGTCGGTAATTTTAGACCGTGATGAGCCTGTGAGTGTTGATTTCCGTTTAGTTATGAGTGAGGAATTTGCGACAGCGCTACACCATTTCACTGGCTCAAAAGATCACAATGTACGTATGCGCCAGCTGGCCAAGTCAATGGGCAAAAAAATTAGTGAATACGGTGTTGAACAAGAGGACGGCTCGATTGTGACATTTGAAACCGAAGAGCAGTTTTTCGCACATTTTGATTTACCGTTCATTCCGCCAACTGTGCGTGAAAGTGGTAAAGAGCTAGACCGTTTAGATGAGCTGGATCATTTAGTGAATCTTGCGGACATTATATCGGACTTGCATATGCATACAACTTGGTCAGATGGTGCACATTCAGTAAGTGAGATGGGGCAAGCATTAATTGCTAAAGGCTATACACATGCGGTAATTACTGACCATTCGCAATATTTAAAAGTGGCGAACGGTTTAACGCCAGAACGTTTACAGCAACAAAAGCTAGATATTTATGCCTTTAATGAGGCAAACCCTGATTTCTTCCTATATCGCGGCACAGAAATGGATATTTTACCAGATGGCACACTTGATTTTGACGATGAAGTACTAAAGGAATTAGATTTTGTCATTGCGTCGATTCATTCAAGCTTCACGCAAAAACAGGACAAAATTATGGCACGTTTAAAAACAGCAGTCGAACATCCATACGTGCATATGATTGCACATCCAACGGGGCGAATTGTTGGCGAGCGCGGTGGCTATGAACCAGATGTTCCACTATTAATTGAATGGGCTGCACAGCATGGGAAAATTTTAGAGCTGAATGCCAACCCATACCGTTTGGATTTATGTATTGAGCATTTACAATTAGCAATGGAACATAATGTACCTATCGCTATTAATACCGATGCTCATGCGATTGATCAATTACGCTTCATGGAAATTGGTGTTAAATACGCGCAAAAAGCATGGTTAAAGAAAGAATTAATCGTTAATACATGGTCAAAAGAGCAATTTGAAGCTTTTATTAGGAAAAATAAATAA
- a CDS encoding CvpA family protein: protein MLDLFILAVFIISLIIGAKRGLVVQLINIGSFLVALVVAIIYYKPLADKFVLWIPYPGFTEGSTMTLVLDSLDVDRTFYRVFAFALIFFVVKIALQILGSMFDFLTYLPVLNSLNYLLGAVLCFIEAYIILFIGLYVIALLPVESVQLIIDSSFLTGLILEHTPVITSMFQNWWYIYKN, encoded by the coding sequence ATGTTAGATTTATTTATTCTTGCGGTCTTTATCATTAGTTTAATCATTGGTGCCAAGCGTGGTCTTGTCGTCCAATTAATCAATATCGGTAGCTTTTTAGTAGCGCTTGTAGTGGCGATAATTTACTATAAACCACTTGCCGATAAGTTTGTGCTGTGGATTCCATATCCAGGCTTTACAGAAGGTTCGACGATGACATTAGTGCTAGATTCATTAGATGTCGATCGTACGTTTTACCGCGTATTTGCATTTGCACTTATTTTCTTTGTTGTGAAAATTGCGTTACAAATTTTAGGCTCGATGTTTGACTTTTTAACTTATTTACCTGTGTTGAATTCGTTAAACTACTTATTAGGCGCAGTATTATGCTTTATCGAAGCGTACATTATTTTATTTATCGGGTTATACGTCATTGCATTACTACCTGTAGAATCGGTCCAGTTGATAATTGATAGCTCGTTCCTAACAGGGCTAATTCTTGAACACACGCCAGTCATCACAAGCATGTTCCAAAATTGGTGGTATATTTACAAAAATTAA
- the zapA gene encoding cell division protein ZapA: protein MAEQEKNRISVEIYGHTYKMVGTESTGHMRLVASIVDDKMREINGLNPSLDSSKLAVLTAVNSVNDYLILKEQYEKLEEQLKQLKG from the coding sequence TTGGCTGAGCAAGAAAAGAATCGCATATCCGTAGAAATCTATGGACATACATATAAAATGGTAGGAACAGAGTCAACTGGCCACATGAGATTAGTCGCTTCAATCGTCGATGACAAAATGCGTGAAATTAATGGGTTAAATCCGTCATTAGATAGTTCGAAGCTAGCTGTATTAACGGCTGTAAATTCTGTTAACGACTATTTAATATTAAAAGAACAATATGAAAAATTAGAAGAACAATTGAAACAGTTGAAGGGTTGA
- the rnhC gene encoding ribonuclease HIII: MTNIVLQLTTDIQKQIKTHYQSSLIERHAPGVIFAAKLSDTAITAYKSGKVMFQGAGAEREAARWSSTATPTTTKTPSTKGDKLPTNFAAFSVIGSDETGTGDYFGPVTVAAVYVSAENIALVQELGVKDSKQLTDDYMRQIAPDLMKVCPHSILTLRNDKYNEIQARGYSQGKIKALLHNQALKHVLAKIEPEKPNYILIDQFAERGIYYNHIKNEKNIIRENVLFSTKAENLHVAVATASILARNAFLKEMDRLAEMVGFPLQKGASGKVDAMAAKIWLKHGEEVLKSMTKWHFANTEKARKLLQKKKG, from the coding sequence ATGACAAACATTGTATTACAACTAACTACTGACATTCAGAAACAAATTAAAACGCATTACCAATCTTCATTGATCGAACGCCATGCTCCTGGGGTTATTTTTGCCGCAAAATTATCTGATACAGCCATTACTGCATATAAATCTGGGAAAGTGATGTTTCAGGGTGCAGGCGCTGAACGTGAAGCGGCACGTTGGTCTAGTACTGCTACACCCACTACGACAAAAACACCGTCTACAAAAGGTGACAAGCTTCCAACCAATTTTGCTGCCTTTTCCGTCATTGGCTCTGATGAAACAGGTACTGGAGATTATTTCGGACCTGTAACGGTAGCTGCCGTTTATGTGTCGGCTGAAAATATCGCTCTTGTACAAGAGCTCGGTGTTAAAGATTCGAAGCAATTAACTGATGACTATATGCGTCAAATTGCACCGGATTTAATGAAGGTTTGCCCTCATAGCATTTTAACGCTACGCAATGACAAATATAATGAAATACAGGCACGTGGCTATTCACAGGGCAAAATTAAAGCACTTCTTCACAACCAAGCATTAAAACATGTATTAGCAAAAATTGAGCCTGAAAAACCAAACTATATTTTAATCGACCAATTTGCGGAGCGCGGCATTTATTACAACCACATTAAAAATGAAAAGAATATTATACGTGAAAATGTCTTATTTTCCACGAAGGCCGAAAATTTACATGTCGCAGTAGCTACTGCCTCGATATTAGCCCGCAATGCTTTTTTAAAAGAAATGGACCGTTTAGCTGAAATGGTTGGCTTTCCATTACAAAAAGGAGCTAGTGGCAAAGTTGATGCAATGGCAGCAAAAATTTGGCTGAAACATGGCGAAGAAGTGTTGAAATCAATGACAAAATGGCATTTTGCCAATACCGAAAAAGCACGTAAATTACTACAAAAAAAGAAGGGATGA
- a CDS encoding VOC family protein — protein sequence MIKQLGQVMVYVNDQELAKAFWTEKLGFEVISDVDNGMRIITIAPTDEAQTSIVLHDKKKIQAMSPELNLGTPSLMFYSENLDALYEDFKAKGITVGELVNMPFGKVFNFSDEEGNYFAITEK from the coding sequence ATGATTAAGCAATTAGGACAAGTAATGGTTTATGTAAATGACCAAGAACTAGCAAAAGCATTTTGGACAGAGAAGTTAGGCTTTGAAGTAATTTCAGATGTAGATAATGGTATGCGCATCATTACAATTGCACCAACAGATGAAGCGCAGACAAGCATTGTATTGCACGACAAAAAGAAAATTCAAGCAATGTCACCAGAATTAAATTTAGGTACGCCTTCATTAATGTTTTACAGTGAAAACTTAGATGCATTATATGAAGATTTTAAAGCGAAAGGCATTACAGTTGGTGAATTAGTCAATATGCCATTTGGTAAAGTCTTTAATTTTTCGGATGAAGAAGGAAATTATTTCGCAATTACAGAAAAATAA
- a CDS encoding DHA2 family efflux MFS transporter permease subunit, whose translation MEKIQDVKTFKKPPYLMIAVLFVGAFVAFLNNTLLNVALPSIMVAFDIKDYSTVQWLATGYMLVSGILVPASAYLITKFKTRPLFILSMAIFVIGTAMAAFAPSFGLLLAGRMIQAAGAATMSPILMNVMLISFPVEKRGTAMGVFGLVMVLAPAIGPTLSGWIVEHYDWSVLFKMILPIAIIALLLAVWKLEDVLPNRPAKIDLFSVVLSTLGFGGLLYGFSTASSAGWGAVEVWGTILVGAIGLVWFITRQFSLEEPLLDLRIYTYPAYALASVVSMVLSVAMFSGMILTPAYVQNVRGIEPFEAGLMMLPGAIVMGVMSPITGKLFDKFGPRILAVTGLMIATIATFGLGYLETDSTYTFIITMYTVRMLGISMVMMPIMTNGLNALPNRLNPHGTAMNNTAQQVAGAIGTAVLVTIFNSHTKTRAAEIVADMKANADPSAAQPTAEQLELIQGQVMQQALLDGITYSFFVAAGITVVAMILALFIKRVDITKRDDFMGAKPEEK comes from the coding sequence ATGGAAAAGATACAAGACGTTAAAACGTTTAAAAAGCCTCCCTATTTAATGATTGCTGTGTTATTTGTAGGGGCATTCGTTGCTTTTTTAAACAATACGCTATTAAACGTAGCACTACCTTCCATTATGGTGGCATTCGATATTAAGGATTACTCAACGGTGCAGTGGTTAGCAACGGGGTATATGTTAGTAAGTGGGATACTTGTTCCAGCATCGGCTTACTTAATTACTAAATTTAAAACACGTCCGTTATTTATTTTATCAATGGCGATTTTCGTTATTGGTACAGCGATGGCCGCATTTGCACCATCATTTGGTCTGTTACTAGCAGGTCGTATGATTCAAGCAGCAGGTGCAGCAACAATGTCTCCAATTTTAATGAATGTGATGTTAATTAGTTTCCCAGTTGAAAAGCGTGGGACTGCAATGGGGGTTTTCGGTTTAGTTATGGTATTAGCGCCAGCAATTGGACCGACATTATCAGGATGGATTGTTGAACATTATGACTGGAGCGTTCTGTTCAAAATGATTTTACCAATCGCAATTATTGCTTTATTATTAGCGGTTTGGAAATTAGAAGATGTATTGCCAAATCGTCCAGCTAAAATTGATTTATTTTCAGTTGTATTATCGACTTTAGGTTTTGGAGGATTGTTATACGGCTTCAGTACTGCAAGTTCAGCAGGATGGGGTGCCGTTGAAGTTTGGGGTACGATTCTTGTGGGGGCGATTGGCTTAGTTTGGTTTATTACGCGCCAATTCAGCTTAGAGGAACCTTTACTGGATTTACGTATTTACACATATCCAGCCTATGCACTAGCATCTGTTGTGTCTATGGTATTATCCGTTGCGATGTTCTCAGGAATGATTTTGACACCAGCTTACGTTCAAAATGTACGTGGTATTGAGCCATTTGAGGCGGGATTAATGATGTTACCAGGTGCAATTGTGATGGGGGTTATGTCACCAATTACAGGTAAGTTGTTCGATAAATTTGGACCACGTATTTTAGCTGTTACTGGTTTAATGATTGCGACAATAGCAACATTCGGTTTAGGCTACTTAGAAACAGATTCTACGTATACATTTATTATTACGATGTATACAGTTCGTATGTTGGGGATTTCAATGGTGATGATGCCGATCATGACAAATGGTTTAAATGCTTTACCTAACCGCCTAAATCCTCATGGTACGGCAATGAATAACACAGCACAACAAGTGGCAGGTGCGATTGGTACAGCGGTATTAGTAACCATTTTCAACTCACATACAAAAACTCGCGCAGCAGAAATTGTCGCTGACATGAAAGCGAATGCGGATCCTAGTGCAGCACAGCCAACAGCAGAGCAATTAGAACTGATTCAAGGTCAAGTTATGCAACAGGCATTACTTGATGGGATTACGTACTCATTCTTCGTGGCAGCGGGGATTACGGTTGTAGCAATGATTTTAGCGTTATTTATTAAACGTGTTGATATTACAAAACGAGATGACTTTATGGGTGCAAAACCAGAAGAAAAATAA